One Epinephelus lanceolatus isolate andai-2023 chromosome 10, ASM4190304v1, whole genome shotgun sequence genomic region harbors:
- the paqr6 gene encoding membrane progestin receptor delta isoform X4 yields the protein MLSIKLPELFDIHQVPKVFREDSIISGYRHPRSSALDCVLSSFQMTNETVNIWTHFLPTWYFLWRFCVLCSTMNFLTDSYTWPLLVYMLLICIYPFTSSCAHTFSTMSPESRHICYFFDYGALSLYSLGCAMSYGYYVMPDCWVNSWLHQHFVPIAIGNTLFCTSLSCYSRFLELQFPKRSKAVRTGAFIVPFIFDTIPLFYRILLCLGGNCSSSDALSSHCYHLLFAFLTCFLFTAHLPERLAPGRFDYFGHSHQLFHISAVVGTHFQMEGVMADMTSRRAWLLGHGMMPSFLGTIGVLVASLVLNLGIIVIFSAPLLWKRCRTSNQPQPSMCGCKGQ from the exons ATGCTCAGCATCAAGCTTCCCGAACTCTTTGACATCCACCAGGTCCCCAAG GTGTTCAGGGAGGATAGCATCATCTCTGGTTACCGTCACCCGCGGAGCTCGGCACTGGACTGCGTCCTCAGCAGCTTCCAGATGACCAACGAGACGGTTAACATCTGGACCCACTTCCTGCCAACATG GTACTTCCTGTGGCGCTTCTGTGTCCTCTGCTCCACCATGAACTTCCTGACCGACAGCTACACCTGGCCCCTGCTGGTGTATATGCTGCTCATCTGCATTTACCCCTTCACCTCCAGCTGCGCACACACCTTCAGCACCATGTCCCCAGAGTCCCGCCATATCTGCTACTTCTTTGACTACGGAGCCCTCAGCCTCTACAGTTTGG gtTGTGCCATGAGCTACGGATACTACGTCATGCCAGACTGCTGGGTGAACAGCTGGCTCCATCAGCATTTTGTCCCCATTGCCATTGGAAACACACTGTTCTGCACCAGCCTGTCCTGCTATTCCAG ATTCCTCGAGCTGCAGTTCCCAAAGAGAAGTAAAGCTGTAAGGACCGGAGCGTTTATCGTTCCTTTTATATTTGACACCATTCCTCTGTTTTACAGG ATACTTCTGTGCTTGGGGGGAAACTGCAGCTCGAGTGACGCCTTGTCCAGTCACTGTTATCACCTCCTCTTCGCCTTCCTCACCTGTTTCCTGTTCACCGCCCACCTCCCGGAGAGGTTGGCCCCGGGGCGCTTCGACTACTTTG GCCACAGCCACCAGCTCTTCCACATCAGCGCCGTGGTGGGGACCCACTTCCAGATGGAGGGCGTGATGGCAGACATGACGTCACGGCGGGCGTGGCTTCTGGGCCACGGAATGATGCCCTCCTTCCTGGGGACCATCGGGGTGCTGGTTGCCAGCCTCGTCCTCAACCTGGGCATCATCGTCATATTCAGCGCCCCGTTGCTGTGGAAACGCTGCCGCACCTCCAACCAGCCACAACCATCAATGTGCGGGTGCAAGGGGCAGTGA
- the paqr6 gene encoding membrane progestin receptor delta isoform X2, which produces MSEGRVFPVWRGIGVGSGVGGGWSQGWGRCLRWEPGSPGQGARIPVFDYPVWVVLCRGGRARLWEVCQKGRGAIRLPTDMLSIKLPELFDIHQVPKVFREDSIISGYRHPRSSALDCVLSSFQMTNETVNIWTHFLPTWYFLWRFCVLCSTMNFLTDSYTWPLLVYMLLICIYPFTSSCAHTFSTMSPESRHICYFFDYGALSLYSLGCAMSYGYYVMPDCWVNSWLHQHFVPIAIGNTLFCTSLSCYSRFLELQFPKRSKAVRTGAFIVPFIFDTIPLFYRILLCLGGNCSSSDALSSHCYHLLFAFLTCFLFTAHLPERLAPGRFDYFGHSHQLFHISAVVGTHFQMEGVMADMTSRRAWLLGHGMMPSFLGTIGVLVASLVLNLGIIVIFSAPLLWKRCRTSNQPQPSMCGCKGQ; this is translated from the exons TGTTTCCGGTGTGGCGAGGGATCGGGGTCGGTAGTGGCGTCGGAGGCGGTTGGAGCCAGGGCTGGGGACGATGCTTGCGATGGGAGCCAGGCAGTCCAGGACAAGGGGCCCGGATCCCGGTGTTTGACTACCCCGTCTGGGTTGTCCTCTGTCGTGGGGGACGAGCCAGACTCTGGGAAGTCTGTCAGAAAGGGAGAGGTGCCATCAGACTGCCCACAGACATGCTCAGCATCAAGCTTCCCGAACTCTTTGACATCCACCAGGTCCCCAAG GTGTTCAGGGAGGATAGCATCATCTCTGGTTACCGTCACCCGCGGAGCTCGGCACTGGACTGCGTCCTCAGCAGCTTCCAGATGACCAACGAGACGGTTAACATCTGGACCCACTTCCTGCCAACATG GTACTTCCTGTGGCGCTTCTGTGTCCTCTGCTCCACCATGAACTTCCTGACCGACAGCTACACCTGGCCCCTGCTGGTGTATATGCTGCTCATCTGCATTTACCCCTTCACCTCCAGCTGCGCACACACCTTCAGCACCATGTCCCCAGAGTCCCGCCATATCTGCTACTTCTTTGACTACGGAGCCCTCAGCCTCTACAGTTTGG gtTGTGCCATGAGCTACGGATACTACGTCATGCCAGACTGCTGGGTGAACAGCTGGCTCCATCAGCATTTTGTCCCCATTGCCATTGGAAACACACTGTTCTGCACCAGCCTGTCCTGCTATTCCAG ATTCCTCGAGCTGCAGTTCCCAAAGAGAAGTAAAGCTGTAAGGACCGGAGCGTTTATCGTTCCTTTTATATTTGACACCATTCCTCTGTTTTACAGG ATACTTCTGTGCTTGGGGGGAAACTGCAGCTCGAGTGACGCCTTGTCCAGTCACTGTTATCACCTCCTCTTCGCCTTCCTCACCTGTTTCCTGTTCACCGCCCACCTCCCGGAGAGGTTGGCCCCGGGGCGCTTCGACTACTTTG GCCACAGCCACCAGCTCTTCCACATCAGCGCCGTGGTGGGGACCCACTTCCAGATGGAGGGCGTGATGGCAGACATGACGTCACGGCGGGCGTGGCTTCTGGGCCACGGAATGATGCCCTCCTTCCTGGGGACCATCGGGGTGCTGGTTGCCAGCCTCGTCCTCAACCTGGGCATCATCGTCATATTCAGCGCCCCGTTGCTGTGGAAACGCTGCCGCACCTCCAACCAGCCACAACCATCAATGTGCGGGTGCAAGGGGCAGTGA
- the paqr6 gene encoding membrane progestin receptor delta isoform X3, with amino-acid sequence MCTVFPVWRGIGVGSGVGGGWSQGWGRCLRWEPGSPGQGARIPVFDYPVWVVLCRGGRARLWEVCQKGRGAIRLPTDMLSIKLPELFDIHQVPKVFREDSIISGYRHPRSSALDCVLSSFQMTNETVNIWTHFLPTWYFLWRFCVLCSTMNFLTDSYTWPLLVYMLLICIYPFTSSCAHTFSTMSPESRHICYFFDYGALSLYSLGCAMSYGYYVMPDCWVNSWLHQHFVPIAIGNTLFCTSLSCYSRFLELQFPKRSKAVRTGAFIVPFIFDTIPLFYRILLCLGGNCSSSDALSSHCYHLLFAFLTCFLFTAHLPERLAPGRFDYFGHSHQLFHISAVVGTHFQMEGVMADMTSRRAWLLGHGMMPSFLGTIGVLVASLVLNLGIIVIFSAPLLWKRCRTSNQPQPSMCGCKGQ; translated from the exons ATGTGCACAG TGTTTCCGGTGTGGCGAGGGATCGGGGTCGGTAGTGGCGTCGGAGGCGGTTGGAGCCAGGGCTGGGGACGATGCTTGCGATGGGAGCCAGGCAGTCCAGGACAAGGGGCCCGGATCCCGGTGTTTGACTACCCCGTCTGGGTTGTCCTCTGTCGTGGGGGACGAGCCAGACTCTGGGAAGTCTGTCAGAAAGGGAGAGGTGCCATCAGACTGCCCACAGACATGCTCAGCATCAAGCTTCCCGAACTCTTTGACATCCACCAGGTCCCCAAG GTGTTCAGGGAGGATAGCATCATCTCTGGTTACCGTCACCCGCGGAGCTCGGCACTGGACTGCGTCCTCAGCAGCTTCCAGATGACCAACGAGACGGTTAACATCTGGACCCACTTCCTGCCAACATG GTACTTCCTGTGGCGCTTCTGTGTCCTCTGCTCCACCATGAACTTCCTGACCGACAGCTACACCTGGCCCCTGCTGGTGTATATGCTGCTCATCTGCATTTACCCCTTCACCTCCAGCTGCGCACACACCTTCAGCACCATGTCCCCAGAGTCCCGCCATATCTGCTACTTCTTTGACTACGGAGCCCTCAGCCTCTACAGTTTGG gtTGTGCCATGAGCTACGGATACTACGTCATGCCAGACTGCTGGGTGAACAGCTGGCTCCATCAGCATTTTGTCCCCATTGCCATTGGAAACACACTGTTCTGCACCAGCCTGTCCTGCTATTCCAG ATTCCTCGAGCTGCAGTTCCCAAAGAGAAGTAAAGCTGTAAGGACCGGAGCGTTTATCGTTCCTTTTATATTTGACACCATTCCTCTGTTTTACAGG ATACTTCTGTGCTTGGGGGGAAACTGCAGCTCGAGTGACGCCTTGTCCAGTCACTGTTATCACCTCCTCTTCGCCTTCCTCACCTGTTTCCTGTTCACCGCCCACCTCCCGGAGAGGTTGGCCCCGGGGCGCTTCGACTACTTTG GCCACAGCCACCAGCTCTTCCACATCAGCGCCGTGGTGGGGACCCACTTCCAGATGGAGGGCGTGATGGCAGACATGACGTCACGGCGGGCGTGGCTTCTGGGCCACGGAATGATGCCCTCCTTCCTGGGGACCATCGGGGTGCTGGTTGCCAGCCTCGTCCTCAACCTGGGCATCATCGTCATATTCAGCGCCCCGTTGCTGTGGAAACGCTGCCGCACCTCCAACCAGCCACAACCATCAATGTGCGGGTGCAAGGGGCAGTGA
- the paqr6 gene encoding membrane progestin receptor delta isoform X1: MSMQGSVLAVGKCLACLEYILFPVWRGIGVGSGVGGGWSQGWGRCLRWEPGSPGQGARIPVFDYPVWVVLCRGGRARLWEVCQKGRGAIRLPTDMLSIKLPELFDIHQVPKVFREDSIISGYRHPRSSALDCVLSSFQMTNETVNIWTHFLPTWYFLWRFCVLCSTMNFLTDSYTWPLLVYMLLICIYPFTSSCAHTFSTMSPESRHICYFFDYGALSLYSLGCAMSYGYYVMPDCWVNSWLHQHFVPIAIGNTLFCTSLSCYSRFLELQFPKRSKAVRTGAFIVPFIFDTIPLFYRILLCLGGNCSSSDALSSHCYHLLFAFLTCFLFTAHLPERLAPGRFDYFGHSHQLFHISAVVGTHFQMEGVMADMTSRRAWLLGHGMMPSFLGTIGVLVASLVLNLGIIVIFSAPLLWKRCRTSNQPQPSMCGCKGQ; encoded by the exons TGTTTCCGGTGTGGCGAGGGATCGGGGTCGGTAGTGGCGTCGGAGGCGGTTGGAGCCAGGGCTGGGGACGATGCTTGCGATGGGAGCCAGGCAGTCCAGGACAAGGGGCCCGGATCCCGGTGTTTGACTACCCCGTCTGGGTTGTCCTCTGTCGTGGGGGACGAGCCAGACTCTGGGAAGTCTGTCAGAAAGGGAGAGGTGCCATCAGACTGCCCACAGACATGCTCAGCATCAAGCTTCCCGAACTCTTTGACATCCACCAGGTCCCCAAG GTGTTCAGGGAGGATAGCATCATCTCTGGTTACCGTCACCCGCGGAGCTCGGCACTGGACTGCGTCCTCAGCAGCTTCCAGATGACCAACGAGACGGTTAACATCTGGACCCACTTCCTGCCAACATG GTACTTCCTGTGGCGCTTCTGTGTCCTCTGCTCCACCATGAACTTCCTGACCGACAGCTACACCTGGCCCCTGCTGGTGTATATGCTGCTCATCTGCATTTACCCCTTCACCTCCAGCTGCGCACACACCTTCAGCACCATGTCCCCAGAGTCCCGCCATATCTGCTACTTCTTTGACTACGGAGCCCTCAGCCTCTACAGTTTGG gtTGTGCCATGAGCTACGGATACTACGTCATGCCAGACTGCTGGGTGAACAGCTGGCTCCATCAGCATTTTGTCCCCATTGCCATTGGAAACACACTGTTCTGCACCAGCCTGTCCTGCTATTCCAG ATTCCTCGAGCTGCAGTTCCCAAAGAGAAGTAAAGCTGTAAGGACCGGAGCGTTTATCGTTCCTTTTATATTTGACACCATTCCTCTGTTTTACAGG ATACTTCTGTGCTTGGGGGGAAACTGCAGCTCGAGTGACGCCTTGTCCAGTCACTGTTATCACCTCCTCTTCGCCTTCCTCACCTGTTTCCTGTTCACCGCCCACCTCCCGGAGAGGTTGGCCCCGGGGCGCTTCGACTACTTTG GCCACAGCCACCAGCTCTTCCACATCAGCGCCGTGGTGGGGACCCACTTCCAGATGGAGGGCGTGATGGCAGACATGACGTCACGGCGGGCGTGGCTTCTGGGCCACGGAATGATGCCCTCCTTCCTGGGGACCATCGGGGTGCTGGTTGCCAGCCTCGTCCTCAACCTGGGCATCATCGTCATATTCAGCGCCCCGTTGCTGTGGAAACGCTGCCGCACCTCCAACCAGCCACAACCATCAATGTGCGGGTGCAAGGGGCAGTGA